The following are encoded together in the Strongyloides ratti genome assembly S_ratti_ED321, chromosome : 2 genome:
- a CDS encoding Serine/threonine-protein kinase pim-2, which produces MALPELAKKVKQIASQQLTNFKSLLNGRSFAKFKKNYQLKGEIGRGGFGIVYRGIRISDEIPVAVKFIERRHIREWGKLNDERVPLEIMMIAKASKCTGVIKLLDWFSLPEGYLIVMERPSPCMDLFDFIKNQHHLDEDVSKFLFKQVVQTIHECCERKLLHRDIKDENIVIDLMTGETRLIDFGAAAILKKSRYTDFQGTRLYCPPEWFLQSLYLGKEAAVWSLGVLLYNMLNGRLPFRNEKDICTSHLLGPLPYYNSLSDDVRDLIERCLCFNYQNRATLEDILSHPWLEEPINTNWLEFSCVLAINKLSKQSAEDSGNENEHEDDISCESTNSTKQNNIDKIKIVPKRTKVTGKKVGSGFESGMGSSGESNCSSKRSDSIKMVISKNENNVLINDFNCNRYKAQETENNILHLDECKIPPYKPRSVKTSVLNSPVKKKISLLPMKTSVKQKFSFDSGRGSLGSAVTSPSITPDDLSVDDKLVKSIRKFNFDEDDNNEVFVV; this is translated from the exons atggcatTGCCGGAGTTAGCAAAAAAAGTTAAGCAAATTGCTTCACAACAATTGACTAATTTTAAGTCACTTCTTAATGGAAGGTCATTTGctaaatttaagaaaaattaccAATTAAAAGGTGAAATTGGTAGAGGTGGTTTTGGTATTGTATATCGTGGTATTAGAATATCTGATGAAATTCCTGTTGctgtaaaatttattgaaagaAGACATATAAGAGAATGGGgaaaattaaatgatgaaAGAGTTCCTTTAGAAATAATGATGATTGCCAAAGCATCAAAATGTACTGGTGTCATTAAACTTCTAGATTGGTTTTCATTACCAGAAGGTTATCTTATTGTTATGGAACGACCATCACCATGTATggatttatttgattttattaaaaatcaacATCATTTAGATGAAGat gtttcaaaatttttatttaaacaagtAGTACAAACTATTCATGAATGTTGTGAAAGAAAATTACTTCATAGAGATATTAag GATGAAAATATTGTCATTGATTTAATGACTGGTGAAACACGTTTGATTGACTTCGGTGCAGCTGCAATCCTTAAAAAGTCACGTTATACAGATTTTCAAG gaaCTAGATTGTACTGTCCTCCAGAATGGTTTTTACAATCATTGTATCTTGGAAAAGAGGCTGCTGTATGGTCATTAGGAGttttactttataatatgttaaatGGTAGATTACCATTTagaaatgaaaaagatatatGTACTTCACATCTTCTTGGTCCATTACCATATTATAATTCATTGTCAGATGATGTTAGAGATCTTATTGAAAGATGTCtttgttttaattatcaaaatagaGCAACATTAGAAGATATATTATCACATCCATGGTTAGAGGAACCTATTAATACAAATTGGCTTGAATTTTCATGTGTATTagcaataaataaattatctaaaCAATCTGCTGAAGATTCTGGTAATGAAAATGAACATGAAGATGATATTTCATGTGAATCAACAAATTCtacaaaacaaaataatattgataaaattaaaattgttcCAAAAAGAACAAAAGTAACAGGAAAAAAAGTAGGTAGTGGTTTTGAAAGTGGAATGGGTAGTTCTGGAGAAAGTAACTGTTCATCTAAAAGAAGTGATTCTATAAAAATGGTAATaagtaaaaatgaaaataatgtattaattaatgattttaattgtaatagATATAAGGCACAAGAAacagaaaataatattctcCATCTGGATGAATGTAAAATTCCTCCATATAAACCTAGAAGTGTTAAGACAAGTGTTTTAAATTCTCCTGTCAAGAAGAAGATATCACTTTTGCCAATGAAAACCAGTGTTAAACAAAAGTTTTCTTTTGATTCTGGTAGAGGTTCACTAGGTAGTGCTGTTACATCACCATCTATTACTCCAGATGACTTATCTGTTGATGATAAATTGGTAAAAtcaattagaaaatttaattttgatgaaGATGATAATAATGAAGTTTTTGTTGTGTAA